In the genome of Kallotenue papyrolyticum, the window CCCGGCCATACGCTCCTCCCATGGCATGCATCGCTCATGTTGCCCCCAGGTAGGTGTGGATCAAGCTCTGGTTGCGGCGCAGCTCGGCCATCGCACCGCTGTGCACCGTCCGTCCATCGTCCAGGATGAAATAGCGCTGACTGATCGCGCTGGCCATGCGGAAATTCTGCTCCACCAGCAGCACCGTGGTATGGCTGCTGAGCTGCTTAATCGCGCTCATGAGGTGCTCGATCAGCACCGGCGCCAGGCCCTCGCTCGGCTCGTCGATCAGCAGCAGCCGGTTGTCCGGCACCAGGGCGCGGGCGATCGCCAGCATCTGCTGCTGCCCGCCGGAGAGCTGGCCGCCCTTGAGGCGCGCCAGCCGTTCGAGATCGGGAAACAGGCCGAAGATCAGCTCGGCCTTGCGGCGCAGATCGCCTGGCCGCCGCTCGGCCAGCGTCAGATTTTCCTGCACGGTTAGATCGCGGAAGATGGCGCGATGCTCCGGAACGTAGCCGATGCCCAGGCGCGCGATCTGGCAGGTGCGCCGTCCATTGAGGCGCTCGCCCATGAAACGGATCGTTCCGGAGCGCGGCGGCGTGAGGCCCAGGATCGACTTGAGCGTGGTAGTCTTGCCCGCGCCGTTGCGCCCCAGCAGCGCCGTGATCGAACCGGCCTCGACCGCGAGCGAAACGCCGTCCAGAATGCGGTACTGGCCGATGTAGGTTTCGATGTTGTCAACATCCAGCAAAACAGTCATGGCGGTTCCATGGCACAGCTCATGCGCCGGCGAGGCTATCCTCGTAGAGTTCGCCCAGGTAGGCCTGCTGCACGCGGCGGTCGGCGGCGATCTCGCGCGGCGTGCCCTCGGCCAGCACCGCGCCCTGGTGCATCACCGTGATGCGATCCGAGACGGCCATCACCACATCCATGCGGTGCTCGACCATCACGATCGTGCGCTGGCCGGAACGGCGCAGCTGATCGATGATCGCCATCAGCTCCGGCACCTGATTGGACGCCATCCCCGCGGTCGGCTCGTCCAGCAACAGCACCTCGGGATCGCCCGCCAGCAGCAGGGCCAGCTCCAGCTTGCGCTTGTCGCCATGGGCCAGCGCGCTGGCCGGCAGCGCCTCGCGTCCGGCCAGGCCCACCAGCGCGATCACCGCCTCGGCGCGTTCGATGTACGCGCGCAGATCGTCGCTGTGCCGCCAGAGCTTGAAGGTATCCCGGCCACGCGCCTGCGCCGCCAGCCGCACATTCTCCAGCACCGTCAGGTTGGGAAAAAGGCTGGTGATCTGATAGGCGCGGCCAACACCCAGATGCGCCATGCGGTAGGGCGGCGTGCCGGTAATGTCACGCCCCCTGAACAGGATACGCCCGCTGCTCGGCGACAGCGATCCGCTCAGCAGATTGAAGAGCGTGGTCTTGCCCGCGCCGTTGGGACCGATGATCGCATGGAAGCTTCCCGGCGCGATGGCGATCGAGACATCGCGCACCGCCTGCAGGCCACCGAAAAAGCGCGAAACATGTTCGGTCTGGATAATCGGTGTGGTCATGGCTGTGCTGCTCGCTGCGTGTGGCAACCCCCTCGGGTGGGGACCAGCCCTCCTCTCCATGGTACGGATGGAGGGGCAGCCGGTGTGGCTGCCCCCGAGGCAGGGACAGGTCCTGCCGCTACGGTTTCGGCACCATGATCGGCGGCGCGGTCTCCTCCGGCGAGCGCTCTTCGAGCAATTCGAAGAAGCGCATTTCGGGGTCATCCAGGTTGACCAGTTTGACCATGTACATCGGCTGGAGCGCCTGATGATCCTCCTTGCGGAAGGTATAGGTGCCCTTGGGTCCCTGGAAGGACATGCCCTCCATCGCGGCGATCATCTTTTCGGCATCGGTATCGCCGCCGGTCTTCTTCAGCGCCTCGACCAGCGCAATGGCCGCGGCCATACCGCCGGCGGTGAAGAGATCGGGTGGCGTGCCGTGCTGCTTCTTGTGCTCCTGCACCAGCCAGTCGTTGACCGGGTTCTTGGGCAGGGTATAGTGGTAGACGATCACGCCCACGGCGCCGATCGCGTCGGTATAGACCGCCTTCATGGTGGCATTGTCGCCGAAGCCGGTTGCCAGCGTCAACTTATCGAGCACGCCCTGTTCGCGCATCTGCTGGAACAGGCGCGGGAAGTTGCTGCCGGCCCAGGTGACAAACAGCACCTTCGCGCCGTTCTCGTCGGCGGCATCGAGCACACGCTGCAGGTAGGGCGTGAAATCGGTGGTATCGGCGGGGATCAGCACATCCTCGGCCACGAATCGGCCACCCGCGCCCTCGATCACGGTCCGCCACGAGGCAGCAGAGCCCTTGCCGAAGTCCGTGTCGGGCGCGATCTGCACGAACTCCTTGCCGATGTTCTCGACGATGTACGGCCCGGCGGTCAGAGCGTCCTGCAGCGTGTTGCGACCGGTGCGGAAGACGTAGCGGTTGAAGTTCGAGCCGGTGATCTGCGGACCGGCGGCGGGATCGACAATAACGATCTTCTGGTTTTCCTTGGCGACCTCGATCACCGCCAGCGCCGAGGTTGTCGAGGCGCAGCACTGCAGCACCTCAACGCCATCGCGCTCGATCAGCTCGCGCGCCAGCTGGCGGGCGCGATCGGCATTGTTTTCGTCGTCGCGGATGATCACCTCCAGCTTGCGGCCAGCCACCTCCATGGTGCCGTCGGTGGCGTACTGCAGGCCGAGCATGAAACCGTTGATCTCCTGCTGGCCATACAGCATCAGGGCCTTGGACTGGTCGGTCACCAGGCCGATCTTGAGCGGCTTGCCGCTCGACGCACCGCCCGCCGCTGCGGGCGCCGGGCTGGCCTCTGTCCCCTGTGGACTGGCGGCGGCGGTCGGGCTGGACGCGGCCGCCGGGCTGGACGCAGCGGCGGGCGAGGTGTTGGCGCCGGTTGCGGGCGTGGCCGGTGCGCCCCCACAGGCGGCCAGCAGCGCGGCAACGATGCTCCAAAGCATCACGAGCGAGAACAGACGCTTCATTGCGGGCAACCCTCCTCTGTTGCGTGCCGGTCTTGGCGGTGGTGAACGTTGCGGCCTCACCCTACCACCCCGCGGTTACATCGAGGTTACAAACGCGCCGGGCACATCCTTTGCCAGCACCAGGGCCTCGCCCTCGCAGATCAGCCGCCCTCCGTCGCCCAGACAGGTGGTGCGCAGATTGACCAGCGCCTTCTCGGGCCGCAGGCGCACGATCTCGACCGTGGCTGTCAGCCGCTCGCCCACCCGCGCCGGCGCGTGAAACGTCAGTCGCTGCTTGAGATAGTTGGTGCCTCGCCCCGGCAGCGCCGTGCCGAGCAGGCACGAAAACAACGCGCCGATCAGCGGCTCGGGCACCGTGGCCTCGGAGGGCGGCGCGGCGGGCGCGACGCGCGCCGTCAGGGCGGCGTACGCGCGCAGATCGTCCGGGGTGAAGACGCGTTCCAGCGTGGCGCGCTGGCCGAGCATCAGCGGTGGCCTCATAGATGACCTCCCTTGCGCTGCGCGAGCTGGTCGAGAAAACGGCGCATGCCCGTCGTCGCCTCGGGCGTGGCGATCTGGGCGACAAAGGCCTGGCGTTCGGCCTCCAGCCGCGCATCAAGGTCGGGCAGGCTCTGCCAGAGCAGGCGCTTGGTGCGCTGGACACTCCCCGGGGGTCGCGCCGCGATCGCCTCGGCCAGCGCCGCGGCCCGCGCCGGCAACAGCTCGGGCGCGACCAGCTCGCTGGCCAGCCCCCAGGCGACGGCCTGCTCGGCGCTGATCGGCATGTCGAGCAGCAGCGCCTGCGCCGCCCGGCGCGCGCCCACCAGCAAGGGCAGCAACGCGCTCCAGCCGCCATCCGGACTGAAGCCGACCGTGGTGTAGAAGGGCGTGAAGCTCACCGCCGGCGTGACCAGAACCAGATCCGCGGCGAGCACCAGTCCCAGCGCGCCACCGGTGACGATGCCGTGCACCGCGGCGATGATCGGCACGGGCAGCGCGATCATGGCGCGAATGGCCGCATTGAGCTGCCCCACCAGGTGAGCCGCATACGCCGACCGATCAGCGTCGCGCTCGGCAAAGGCGCGCACATCACCGCCCGTCGAAAAGGAGCGTCCGGCGGCGTCCAGGATCACCACGCGCAGCTCAGGACGGCGCTGCAGATGGTCCAGATGCGCCAGCAGATCATCCAGCAGCGCCGGGATCAGGCTGTTATGCCGCTCCGGGCGGTTGAGGCGCAGGCGCGCGAGTGGCCCCTGCTCTTCAAGCAACACCAGAGGACTCATAGCTCCTCCCACGCGAGGCGCGCCTGACCCTCGCACACCGCCTCGCCGCTCGCGCGGACGATGCGCGTCGCGAGCAGGACCTGTGCTGGCGCGCGCTCCAGCACCTCGATCTGAAGCGTCAGCTCCTCGCCGGCATAGGCCGGATGAGGGAAGATCAACTGCTGCTCCACCTGCCGCGCGCCGGGGAAGTGCGCGCCGATGACA includes:
- a CDS encoding MaoC family dehydratase; this encodes MPPESITLTYTPTQEDFDRFAALSGDDNPIHVDPAFAARTRFGRTVSHGMLLYSLLHRVIGAHFPGARQVEQQLIFPHPAYAGEELTLQIEVLERAPAQVLLATRIVRASGEAVCEGQARLAWEEL
- a CDS encoding enoyl-CoA hydratase/isomerase family protein, translating into MSPLVLLEEQGPLARLRLNRPERHNSLIPALLDDLLAHLDHLQRRPELRVVILDAAGRSFSTGGDVRAFAERDADRSAYAAHLVGQLNAAIRAMIALPVPIIAAVHGIVTGGALGLVLAADLVLVTPAVSFTPFYTTVGFSPDGGWSALLPLLVGARRAAQALLLDMPISAEQAVAWGLASELVAPELLPARAAALAEAIAARPPGSVQRTKRLLWQSLPDLDARLEAERQAFVAQIATPEATTGMRRFLDQLAQRKGGHL
- a CDS encoding ABC transporter ATP-binding protein, translated to MTTPIIQTEHVSRFFGGLQAVRDVSIAIAPGSFHAIIGPNGAGKTTLFNLLSGSLSPSSGRILFRGRDITGTPPYRMAHLGVGRAYQITSLFPNLTVLENVRLAAQARGRDTFKLWRHSDDLRAYIERAEAVIALVGLAGREALPASALAHGDKRKLELALLLAGDPEVLLLDEPTAGMASNQVPELMAIIDQLRRSGQRTIVMVEHRMDVVMAVSDRITVMHQGAVLAEGTPREIAADRRVQQAYLGELYEDSLAGA
- a CDS encoding substrate-binding domain-containing protein codes for the protein MKRLFSLVMLWSIVAALLAACGGAPATPATGANTSPAAASSPAAASSPTAAASPQGTEASPAPAAAGGASSGKPLKIGLVTDQSKALMLYGQQEINGFMLGLQYATDGTMEVAGRKLEVIIRDDENNADRARQLARELIERDGVEVLQCCASTTSALAVIEVAKENQKIVIVDPAAGPQITGSNFNRYVFRTGRNTLQDALTAGPYIVENIGKEFVQIAPDTDFGKGSAASWRTVIEGAGGRFVAEDVLIPADTTDFTPYLQRVLDAADENGAKVLFVTWAGSNFPRLFQQMREQGVLDKLTLATGFGDNATMKAVYTDAIGAVGVIVYHYTLPKNPVNDWLVQEHKKQHGTPPDLFTAGGMAAAIALVEALKKTGGDTDAEKMIAAMEGMSFQGPKGTYTFRKEDHQALQPMYMVKLVNLDDPEMRFFELLEERSPEETAPPIMVPKP
- a CDS encoding ABC transporter ATP-binding protein, whose amino-acid sequence is MTVLLDVDNIETYIGQYRILDGVSLAVEAGSITALLGRNGAGKTTTLKSILGLTPPRSGTIRFMGERLNGRRTCQIARLGIGYVPEHRAIFRDLTVQENLTLAERRPGDLRRKAELIFGLFPDLERLARLKGGQLSGGQQQMLAIARALVPDNRLLLIDEPSEGLAPVLIEHLMSAIKQLSSHTTVLLVEQNFRMASAISQRYFILDDGRTVHSGAMAELRRNQSLIHTYLGAT